A part of Actinobaculum sp. 313 genomic DNA contains:
- a CDS encoding ABC transporter permease — translation MKARIQLTRLLVAGDVASRRRVSGMCVGVMIGVAILLLLLGASRGIGERTERSTWTLTPYRVPERLTEADLPLEPDTAAALTTSDFYGGRTITVVRIAASDQTTVALPGIDRTPRPGEYFASPALEELIGAAPADQLGDRYGVAAGTIQRSGLEGPDALVVVEGVTVDELLDAGQLGNAASLVSSFVGTRYSSEVYQIIAALGAIAMLVPVLLLIAIVTDLGAAQRAEHIATLRLIGATRPTVAAISALEAAFTAFVGSCFGAVAARLLLPAAARVRVNSGRFYIEDLRLPAALVIGIILATASAATLIAWLRARSGQALIVGSIRDVQERRPRVVSIVPLLGGVILLLMIRAGLWGTRSTGLALVAGLLLVACGLMTAGAMLTAWCARLGQRHARRPETLVACARIARHPRAAFRTVSGMVIAVFLVSVFAVAMTAAVGRPAAVSDDLHLSTATIIVQAGSGENAERVTAGIEQQQEELMGVPGVTGAGVGYAPRATDGTISRVIFSAADARSIGLTVPDGAAGVSLNTDALAAAGESLDLRPTAAPSGGENAAVLLVATDGSAAARERVRTALWNGGHVNPLSTPLTRDEDGNVAAEATENQFAAMAAIGIVIATAISALSLAVATISGILDRRRVFGLLRLTGMRGATLRRIITAETVLPVVVAFLGAVALGVFTGWVTITGLSERSISWPGLWYYGILALCLALVGVAALVAYRVAVRWTDHSATRFE, via the coding sequence ATGAAGGCGCGGATACAACTGACCCGGTTGCTAGTGGCCGGCGACGTCGCTTCGCGGCGTCGCGTCAGTGGGATGTGTGTGGGCGTCATGATCGGCGTCGCAATCCTCCTGCTGCTGCTCGGAGCTTCGCGCGGAATCGGGGAGCGCACGGAGCGCTCCACCTGGACCCTCACCCCATACCGTGTTCCCGAACGCCTCACCGAAGCTGACCTGCCCCTCGAGCCGGATACAGCGGCCGCCCTCACCACATCCGATTTCTACGGTGGGCGGACGATAACGGTTGTGCGTATTGCCGCGTCCGATCAGACCACGGTAGCGCTTCCGGGAATCGACAGAACTCCGCGCCCGGGCGAGTACTTCGCCTCTCCGGCGCTGGAGGAGCTCATCGGTGCGGCACCGGCGGATCAACTGGGGGACCGTTACGGTGTAGCTGCGGGAACGATTCAGCGCAGTGGGTTGGAGGGGCCGGATGCACTTGTCGTCGTCGAAGGCGTTACGGTAGACGAACTACTTGATGCCGGACAACTGGGCAACGCTGCGTCACTTGTTTCTTCTTTTGTCGGCACCCGCTATTCCAGCGAGGTATACCAGATCATTGCCGCGCTGGGAGCGATTGCCATGTTGGTGCCCGTGCTCCTTCTGATAGCTATCGTGACCGATTTGGGTGCCGCGCAGCGCGCCGAACATATTGCGACGCTTCGGCTCATAGGTGCAACACGGCCGACTGTTGCCGCGATTTCCGCGTTGGAAGCGGCGTTCACCGCCTTTGTGGGTTCGTGCTTCGGTGCGGTCGCTGCGCGCCTGCTTCTCCCGGCTGCAGCACGGGTGCGCGTAAACTCGGGGCGTTTCTATATTGAGGATTTGCGCTTACCGGCGGCCCTGGTTATCGGAATCATTCTTGCTACGGCGTCGGCTGCTACTCTGATCGCCTGGCTACGTGCCCGCTCCGGTCAGGCGCTGATCGTAGGCTCTATTCGCGATGTGCAGGAGCGGCGCCCCCGGGTGGTGTCGATAGTGCCCCTGCTGGGAGGCGTGATTCTTCTTCTCATGATCCGAGCGGGCCTCTGGGGAACGCGTAGCACCGGACTTGCACTGGTGGCTGGGCTCCTTCTAGTGGCATGCGGCCTCATGACGGCGGGGGCCATGCTTACCGCATGGTGTGCGCGGCTCGGGCAACGGCACGCCCGACGGCCCGAAACCCTCGTTGCCTGCGCTCGGATAGCCCGCCACCCGCGAGCTGCTTTTCGAACCGTCTCTGGCATGGTCATCGCGGTGTTTCTCGTCTCCGTTTTCGCGGTGGCCATGACCGCGGCAGTCGGCCGACCGGCAGCCGTCAGCGACGATCTTCACCTCTCAACGGCAACGATCATTGTTCAGGCGGGGAGTGGAGAGAATGCCGAGCGCGTTACAGCAGGCATTGAGCAACAGCAAGAAGAGCTTATGGGAGTGCCGGGCGTGACGGGTGCGGGGGTCGGCTACGCGCCGAGAGCTACCGACGGCACTATTTCGCGCGTGATCTTCTCCGCTGCCGACGCCCGTAGTATCGGCTTGACCGTGCCCGACGGCGCAGCGGGAGTCTCCCTGAATACGGATGCGCTAGCAGCAGCCGGGGAGTCCTTAGACCTCCGGCCCACCGCCGCACCCTCTGGCGGCGAGAATGCCGCAGTGCTGCTCGTTGCTACCGACGGCAGTGCGGCCGCGCGGGAGCGAGTGCGCACGGCGCTGTGGAACGGCGGGCACGTTAACCCGCTGTCGACGCCACTGACGCGCGATGAAGACGGGAATGTGGCGGCGGAGGCTACCGAGAACCAGTTCGCCGCCATGGCGGCGATCGGCATTGTGATCGCAACGGCGATTTCGGCGCTTTCACTCGCGGTAGCAACGATTTCCGGCATCCTGGACCGACGGCGAGTCTTCGGACTGCTGCGCCTGACCGGAATGCGAGGGGCAACGCTACGGCGAATCATCACCGCGGAGACCGTACTGCCCGTTGTTGTGGCATTCCTCGGCGCGGTCGCGCTCGGGGTCTTCACCGGCTGGGTCACAATTACCGGGTTGAGCGAGCGGAGCATCTCCTGGCCCGGGCTGTGGTATTACGGGATACTGGCGTTGTGCCTGGCATTGGTCGGTGTTGCGGCCTTGGTGGCGTATCGGGTCGCGGTGCGGTGGACGGACCACAGCGCCACACGTTTCGAATAG
- a CDS encoding ABC transporter ATP-binding protein, whose product MGEASTDNGKAPEAVGQQSLLQTRAVEYSFGMTRALRGIDLDISEGETLAVMGPSGSGKSTLMHVLAGVLVPDVGTVRYRGEDMSSWSEERRANLRLTDFGFVFQFGQLLPDLSALDNVTIPLLLAGIERRKAVPRARDALVAFGLEAELDRLPSKMSGGQAQRVAIARALVAHPRVIFADEPTGSLDSFAAEQVMDALVRRVREDGSTLVLVTHDARTAAYADREVIVRDGRISAGTGSSDSAGSHSTGPCVGGQSDGTPQ is encoded by the coding sequence ATGGGAGAAGCGTCTACAGACAACGGCAAGGCGCCAGAGGCGGTGGGTCAACAATCCCTACTGCAAACCAGGGCGGTCGAGTACTCATTTGGCATGACGCGGGCATTGCGCGGCATCGATCTTGATATTAGTGAAGGCGAAACCCTGGCGGTTATGGGGCCATCCGGCTCGGGGAAGTCCACGCTTATGCATGTCCTCGCGGGTGTGCTTGTTCCCGACGTCGGAACGGTGCGCTATCGAGGTGAGGACATGAGCTCCTGGAGCGAGGAGCGGAGAGCAAATCTGCGCTTGACCGATTTCGGTTTCGTGTTCCAGTTCGGCCAGTTATTGCCGGATCTCAGCGCTCTCGACAATGTCACGATCCCGCTGCTTCTGGCGGGTATCGAGCGGCGTAAGGCCGTGCCGCGAGCGCGTGATGCCCTTGTCGCATTCGGCCTGGAGGCGGAACTCGACCGGTTGCCGAGCAAAATGTCGGGCGGGCAAGCACAGCGTGTTGCGATAGCACGTGCGCTTGTTGCCCACCCGCGCGTCATCTTCGCCGATGAGCCGACCGGCTCTTTGGATTCATTCGCGGCCGAACAGGTGATGGATGCGCTGGTGAGGCGCGTGCGAGAGGACGGGTCGACGCTTGTGCTGGTAACCCACGATGCACGCACGGCCGCATACGCCGATCGGGAGGTCATTGTGCGTGACGGCCGCATCAGTGCCGGTACGGGTAGTAGTGACAGTGCGGGTAGCCACAGCACGGGGCCGTGCGTGGGCGGGCAGAGCGACGGGACGCCGCAATGA
- a CDS encoding PadR family transcriptional regulator produces the protein MDTSLALLGLLGPAPGYGYDLKQSYDHWFGSRRPLAYGQVYATLARLIRDGLITLVAQEPGAGPERKRYEITEQGRKRVEEWMFTADPVADTLQSNLFAKTIIALLLGDDAQRLLDIQRSAHLARLRELTRAKQEADLRGALLADHAMFHIEADLQWIDVTEARLGSLRKEVQA, from the coding sequence ATGGACACCTCGCTTGCACTGCTCGGATTGCTCGGCCCCGCCCCAGGGTACGGGTACGACCTCAAACAGAGCTACGACCACTGGTTCGGATCGCGCCGACCCTTGGCCTACGGTCAGGTCTATGCCACACTGGCACGCCTCATCCGCGACGGCCTGATCACACTCGTCGCCCAAGAGCCCGGGGCCGGGCCGGAACGGAAACGCTATGAGATAACAGAGCAGGGGCGCAAGAGGGTGGAGGAATGGATGTTCACCGCAGATCCGGTGGCGGATACCCTACAATCGAATCTCTTTGCCAAGACGATCATTGCTCTTCTGCTTGGCGACGACGCCCAACGTCTTCTCGATATCCAACGCAGCGCACATCTCGCCCGCCTCCGCGAACTCACCCGGGCCAAACAAGAAGCCGATCTGCGAGGGGCGTTGCTGGCCGATCACGCAATGTTCCACATTGAGGCCGATCTGCAGTGGATTGATGTAACCGAGGCCCGGCTCGGCTCCCTTCGGAAGGAGGTGCAGGCATGA
- a CDS encoding ArgP/LysG family DNA-binding transcriptional regulator, whose product MYNATSLAALAAVCQTGSFEAAARRLHITQSAVSQRLAALEHEIGRAVVQRTRPVAPSAAGEVLLKLARQVELATADATEALAAAGVAGVRSDGTTRLTRCALAVNADSVATWFATVVGNIARDGSMMLDLRIEDEEVSRESLRRGAVMAAVTSQSAPAPGCVVSPLGAMEYWPVCAPQIADAVAAAPERQPLVRFDMHDSLQHRYLEMVGALHEPPAHFVPSNHDFLAAVRLGLGWSVLPSNQAREEIARGALVRFDTSRSVAVPLYWQRWRIESPILDRVTAWVICAAAGLRGRPAA is encoded by the coding sequence ATGTACAACGCTACAAGCCTGGCCGCATTGGCCGCGGTGTGCCAAACAGGGTCATTCGAGGCTGCCGCACGCAGACTTCACATCACGCAATCGGCGGTCAGTCAGCGCTTAGCAGCCCTTGAACATGAGATAGGTAGGGCCGTAGTGCAGCGAACTCGACCGGTGGCGCCGTCCGCTGCGGGTGAGGTCCTGCTCAAGTTGGCGCGCCAGGTGGAACTGGCAACAGCGGACGCAACCGAGGCTTTGGCTGCAGCGGGCGTGGCGGGTGTTCGAAGTGATGGCACCACACGGCTTACTCGCTGTGCGCTGGCAGTTAACGCCGACTCGGTCGCCACGTGGTTCGCAACCGTCGTCGGCAATATTGCGCGGGACGGGAGCATGATGCTGGACTTGCGCATTGAGGACGAGGAGGTCAGCCGCGAGTCTCTGCGCCGGGGAGCGGTGATGGCGGCGGTGACTTCACAGTCGGCGCCCGCGCCGGGTTGCGTGGTCAGCCCGCTGGGGGCAATGGAGTATTGGCCAGTGTGTGCTCCGCAGATAGCCGACGCCGTCGCCGCCGCTCCCGAGCGTCAACCGCTGGTACGTTTTGATATGCATGATTCTTTGCAGCATCGATACCTGGAGATGGTTGGTGCCCTGCATGAGCCTCCAGCGCATTTCGTCCCGTCGAATCATGACTTCCTCGCCGCGGTACGTCTTGGTCTGGGGTGGAGCGTCCTTCCCAGCAACCAAGCAAGAGAAGAGATTGCGCGCGGTGCCCTCGTGCGTTTTGATACGAGCCGCAGTGTTGCCGTTCCTCTGTATTGGCAACGGTGGCGCATTGAGTCACCGATTCTGGATCGGGTCACGGCGTGGGTGATATGCGCCGCGGCAGGCCTGCGGGGCAGGCCAGCCGCGTAG
- a CDS encoding LysE family translocator, which translates to MILADSLRNLVGVGWLPSLIIMALPLMSYLPMAATFAFAPGPDATLTIRSSLSGGRSHGLATGLGTASGSVVWGLSSAVGLAALVVSQPALFAILKVTGAVYLAFLGLQSLNSSVRTHRSAPQQSAAARRPLPLRPLLQRVGLRRSYPQRPALRETEPQHSALQQPIPQHSTQQHFTQQHSGTRTMTSLPSHLRAYRTGLLASVLNPKMGAFYLAVMPQFIPDEGNTFLWSMALMGIEFPVAVVTMSLYAVAADRLRVLSSEQRVLRWMDRILGFVLLGFAALLLVE; encoded by the coding sequence ATGATACTTGCAGACTCTTTAAGAAACTTGGTGGGAGTGGGATGGCTACCTAGTCTGATCATTATGGCCCTACCACTGATGAGTTACCTTCCGATGGCCGCCACTTTCGCCTTCGCACCCGGACCGGATGCCACCCTCACCATTCGCAGCTCGTTATCCGGCGGACGAAGCCACGGCCTGGCTACCGGGCTTGGAACCGCCTCCGGGTCCGTGGTCTGGGGACTTTCCTCTGCGGTCGGGCTGGCTGCGCTTGTGGTGTCGCAACCTGCACTGTTCGCAATATTGAAGGTGACCGGCGCGGTTTACTTGGCCTTTCTCGGGCTCCAAAGCCTCAACTCCAGCGTGCGAACCCACCGGTCAGCACCTCAACAATCGGCCGCAGCTCGACGCCCCTTACCGCTGCGTCCACTGCTGCAACGCGTCGGCTTGCGACGGTCCTACCCGCAACGCCCCGCCCTGCGAGAGACCGAGCCACAACACTCCGCTCTGCAGCAGCCAATACCGCAGCACTCCACCCAGCAACACTTCACCCAGCAACACTCCGGCACCCGAACGATGACCTCCTTGCCATCGCATCTACGCGCCTACCGTACCGGCCTTCTGGCTTCCGTTTTAAACCCGAAAATGGGGGCTTTCTACCTGGCGGTGATGCCGCAATTCATCCCGGACGAGGGTAACACGTTCCTCTGGTCGATGGCACTCATGGGCATTGAGTTTCCCGTCGCCGTCGTCACAATGTCGCTGTATGCCGTGGCAGCAGATCGATTGCGGGTGCTTAGCAGCGAGCAACGAGTCTTGAGGTGGATGGACCGCATACTCGGCTTTGTTCTGCTGGGGTTCGCCGCTCTTCTCCTTGTTGAATGA
- a CDS encoding sugar porter family MFS transporter: MSSSTQEKPRSRANSLVIRSAIVAALGGLVFGFDTAVISGAEGALQEVFSLSNFSLGLTVAIATFGTIFGAIFAGRLADRFGRHKVLLWIGIIYILGSLGTAFAPTHIILLIFRFVGGIGVGMSSVCAPIYTAEISPAAYRGRLVGLVQFNVVLGILLAYFSNFLIRRIAPDDVAWRWMLGVMAIPSVIFLLLLLTVPETPRWLMSHGRTDAAIATSRRLCSTQEESDEQIAEIKEQLAEDARLRSMRTPFFSRRYRKVILMAFAIAAFNQLSGVNAILYYAPRVIQEAGASDDQAYLMTVAVGFMNLIATMAALTVIDRLGRRTLMLVGSIGYLLSLGFLTALFFVYDGNYNTTSSVLVLVGLLCFIAAHAFGQGSVIWVFISEIFPNRVRGAGQSFGSLTHWTFAALTTLLFPSIVGALGGGIAFLIFFICMIGQLIWVRLVMPETKGIPLEDMEKKLGLRDA, encoded by the coding sequence ATGTCGAGTTCCACGCAAGAAAAGCCCCGTTCACGGGCTAACTCGCTAGTTATCCGCAGCGCTATCGTCGCTGCGCTCGGTGGCCTTGTCTTCGGCTTCGACACGGCCGTCATCTCGGGTGCTGAGGGCGCCCTACAGGAGGTCTTCAGTCTGAGTAACTTCAGCCTTGGCCTCACAGTTGCAATTGCAACCTTCGGTACCATCTTCGGCGCCATTTTCGCCGGCCGACTAGCAGACCGCTTCGGCCGTCACAAAGTTCTGTTGTGGATCGGGATCATCTACATTCTCGGTTCCCTCGGCACGGCCTTCGCTCCGACCCATATCATCCTGCTGATCTTCCGCTTCGTCGGCGGTATTGGCGTCGGCATGTCCAGCGTCTGCGCGCCGATCTACACCGCAGAAATATCCCCGGCTGCCTACCGCGGACGCCTCGTCGGACTCGTTCAGTTCAACGTTGTTCTCGGCATTCTGCTGGCCTACTTCTCCAACTTCCTCATCCGGCGGATCGCACCCGATGATGTCGCATGGCGCTGGATGCTCGGAGTTATGGCGATCCCCTCGGTCATCTTCCTCCTGCTGCTCCTCACCGTACCGGAAACGCCGCGCTGGTTGATGAGTCATGGTCGCACGGATGCAGCCATTGCCACGAGCCGTCGGCTCTGCTCCACCCAGGAAGAGTCAGACGAGCAGATCGCCGAGATCAAAGAGCAGCTAGCCGAAGACGCACGCCTGCGCAGCATGCGCACCCCGTTCTTCTCGCGGAGGTACCGGAAAGTCATTCTTATGGCCTTCGCCATCGCCGCGTTCAACCAGCTCTCCGGAGTCAACGCCATCCTGTACTACGCGCCCCGTGTGATTCAGGAGGCCGGCGCAAGCGATGATCAGGCATATCTCATGACGGTCGCAGTCGGTTTCATGAACCTCATAGCGACGATGGCGGCTTTGACAGTTATCGACCGCCTCGGCCGCCGAACCCTGATGCTTGTTGGATCAATTGGATATCTGCTGAGTCTCGGCTTCCTGACCGCTCTGTTCTTCGTCTACGACGGGAATTACAACACGACGTCGTCGGTACTGGTGCTGGTCGGCCTGCTCTGCTTCATCGCGGCACACGCCTTCGGGCAGGGCTCGGTGATCTGGGTGTTCATCTCCGAGATCTTCCCCAACCGGGTGCGCGGCGCGGGCCAGTCCTTCGGCTCACTGACCCACTGGACCTTCGCGGCGCTGACTACCCTGCTGTTCCCAAGCATTGTTGGAGCGCTCGGCGGCGGCATCGCCTTCCTGATCTTCTTCATCTGCATGATCGGACAGCTCATCTGGGTCCGCCTGGTCATGCCGGAAACCAAGGGAATTCCATTGGAGGATATGGAAAAAAAGCTCGGCCTACGCGACGCCTGA
- a CDS encoding carbohydrate kinase — MAVTDPDAAPVLCLGEALIDVVIRGDESEEHVGGSPLNVACVLTELDHPALIGAWWGKDQRGAMIEEFARAHHVGIVPGSDAAQRTTVAYARLDEQGRATYEFDLLWDVPPLPAPASLAHLHTGSIAATLEPGGTGVLKAVKDMAIRGTVSYDPNVRPSIMESPEKVLPRIEELVSLSDVVKASDEDLAWLYGEDTPVEEIIRKWLALGPGLVVVTRGPWGAYARLASERDMLVIDPLNVEVADTVGAGDSFMGGLISGLLDAGLLGNAEAKARLRNATWNQIRSALHRATITSGLTVSHPGAHAPTRTDIDEVLKADPRLA; from the coding sequence ATGGCTGTGACCGATCCGGATGCCGCACCCGTGCTGTGCCTGGGCGAAGCCCTTATCGACGTCGTTATTCGCGGCGACGAATCCGAAGAACACGTTGGGGGAAGCCCGCTCAACGTTGCGTGCGTACTCACCGAACTCGACCATCCGGCGCTTATCGGCGCGTGGTGGGGCAAAGACCAGCGCGGCGCCATGATCGAAGAGTTCGCGCGCGCGCACCACGTCGGCATTGTGCCGGGGAGCGACGCGGCACAACGAACAACTGTTGCCTACGCGCGTCTAGATGAGCAAGGCCGCGCCACATACGAGTTCGACCTGCTGTGGGACGTCCCACCGCTTCCCGCCCCGGCGTCGCTTGCCCACCTGCACACCGGCAGTATTGCCGCCACTCTTGAGCCCGGCGGAACCGGTGTTCTCAAGGCCGTCAAGGACATGGCAATCCGTGGAACCGTCTCCTACGATCCCAACGTTCGCCCCTCAATCATGGAGTCACCGGAGAAGGTCCTGCCACGTATCGAGGAGTTGGTGTCGCTGTCTGATGTTGTCAAGGCCTCCGACGAGGACTTGGCCTGGTTGTATGGCGAAGACACCCCCGTGGAGGAAATCATCCGCAAATGGTTGGCACTCGGACCGGGACTAGTCGTTGTTACCCGCGGTCCGTGGGGCGCCTATGCGCGACTCGCCTCCGAGCGGGACATGCTCGTTATTGATCCGCTCAATGTGGAGGTGGCCGATACCGTTGGTGCCGGTGATTCCTTTATGGGAGGCCTGATCTCGGGCTTGCTCGACGCCGGACTACTGGGCAATGCCGAAGCGAAGGCGCGCCTGCGCAATGCCACCTGGAATCAAATCCGCAGCGCATTGCACCGGGCAACCATCACCTCGGGGCTGACGGTAAGCCATCCTGGCGCTCACGCGCCCACCCGCACGGATATCGACGAAGTCCTGAAGGCCGACCCGCGCCTCGCATAG
- a CDS encoding multidrug effflux MFS transporter, giving the protein MTDSPEQTTKAVKRVTDAERRVVGAAQRAAEQHVTGAEQGKATEERRSAGHGNAAASQGEPQTLRSAFPPTLLLSLAALAAVAPLGTDTYLPAFTDMARDLHVGASEVQLTMTSFLVGIAIGQLTIGVLSDRMGRRPLLLWGTVLSLIAGIVTVATPNITVLIIARFVQGLGGAAGMVLGRAVIADRARGAAAAQALNLVMAIQGIAPVLAPILGGILVGPIGWRGILAVVAAFAAILLLLIIFCVPETLPAERRNTAGLRSLLVGAKELSKSRFFVRIVLINAATFSLLMAYLSAAPFVLQSVLGMATGQYTVIFGCCAATMTVATTISSALIIRWAPERQIRTALASVLVVDVGMAALCLATMREPVDSAPLRIAIPALLMCHVFCLGFAFGNIPAIALAVAGRRAGTGSAILGFAQFVCGGLVSPLVGLAGEGSATGFAVVLITVAILVNILALPGVRGPELESAQKAAVAEVIRDGRRGKL; this is encoded by the coding sequence GTGACAGATTCCCCAGAGCAGACCACGAAGGCCGTGAAACGAGTTACTGATGCTGAAAGACGCGTTGTGGGTGCCGCGCAACGGGCTGCCGAACAGCACGTTACCGGCGCTGAGCAAGGCAAGGCCACCGAAGAACGCCGCAGTGCCGGGCACGGAAACGCTGCTGCATCGCAGGGTGAACCGCAGACATTGCGATCCGCCTTCCCACCGACGCTTCTTCTATCTCTGGCGGCCTTGGCAGCGGTAGCACCGCTCGGGACCGATACCTACCTTCCCGCCTTCACGGATATGGCGCGTGACCTTCATGTGGGTGCGTCGGAGGTCCAGTTGACGATGACCTCATTCTTGGTGGGCATCGCCATAGGGCAGCTAACAATTGGCGTGCTTTCTGACCGGATGGGGCGGCGGCCGCTATTGCTGTGGGGAACCGTGCTGTCACTTATCGCGGGCATCGTAACCGTGGCCACTCCGAATATCACCGTTCTGATCATCGCCCGCTTCGTCCAGGGCTTGGGCGGGGCAGCGGGAATGGTCCTGGGCCGCGCTGTCATCGCCGACCGGGCGCGCGGAGCGGCCGCCGCGCAGGCGTTGAATCTGGTGATGGCGATTCAGGGTATCGCGCCGGTGCTCGCGCCCATCTTGGGGGGAATCCTCGTTGGGCCAATTGGGTGGCGTGGCATCCTCGCCGTCGTCGCCGCATTTGCTGCCATCTTGCTGCTGCTCATCATCTTCTGCGTCCCGGAGACCCTTCCCGCCGAGCGCCGCAATACTGCGGGATTACGCTCCCTGCTCGTAGGTGCCAAGGAGCTGAGCAAGAGCCGCTTCTTCGTTCGCATCGTTCTCATAAACGCGGCAACCTTCTCACTGCTGATGGCCTACCTATCCGCCGCGCCCTTTGTTCTTCAATCGGTGCTAGGGATGGCGACCGGTCAGTACACCGTCATCTTCGGTTGCTGTGCGGCGACCATGACCGTAGCGACGACGATTTCGTCGGCACTTATTATCCGTTGGGCTCCGGAACGGCAAATTCGTACCGCTTTGGCCAGCGTCCTGGTTGTTGATGTTGGTATGGCCGCGTTGTGTCTGGCGACGATGCGGGAGCCAGTCGACTCGGCACCGCTGCGCATTGCGATCCCTGCGCTTTTGATGTGCCACGTGTTCTGCCTCGGGTTCGCCTTCGGAAATATCCCGGCAATCGCCCTAGCCGTTGCCGGACGGCGGGCCGGTACAGGATCGGCCATCCTGGGATTCGCGCAGTTCGTGTGCGGTGGACTCGTGAGTCCGCTGGTCGGGCTTGCCGGGGAGGGTTCCGCCACAGGTTTCGCGGTTGTGCTCATCACGGTGGCGATTCTGGTCAACATCTTGGCGCTGCCGGGCGTGCGCGGCCCCGAACTCGAATCGGCGCAGAAGGCGGCTGTGGCGGAGGTCATTCGTGACGGTCGTCGAGGCAAGCTTTAG